One genomic region from Henningerozyma blattae CBS 6284 chromosome 2, complete genome encodes:
- the KEX2 gene encoding kexin KEX2 (similar to Saccharomyces cerevisiae KEX2 (YNL238W); ancestral locus Anc_2.6), translating into MLLRELLIVVLQSLYLFQSASTQTVPKKDHSKNQYFAVESDLSIEQLKNLHPDWNFEHNVRGLENHYVFSKKYVSNNNSIRKRDNFEDLVDNTNGILSFQDLPPHKLFKRGVIPRAPIDSGMQKIFDFEKELNIHDPLFHEQWHLINPSFPGNDVNMTDVWRGNITGKNVTVAIVDDGVDYENEDLKDKFCFEGSWDFNDNTAKPKPRLSDDYHGTRCAGEIAAVRNDYCGVGVAFDAHISGLRILSGELTVEDEAAALIYGLKYNDIFSCSWGPPDDGQHLQGPYDLVKKAFIKGIQDGRDEKGAIYVFASGNGAISGDNCNYDGYTNSIYSITIGAIDHRGLHPAYSESCSAVMAVTYSSGSGKFIETTDINGKCSTHHGGTSAAAPLAAGVYALLLEANPELTWRDVQYLTILSSKTLDENTDGKWQEGALGKRYSHMYGYGNLDAYELIELGKTWENVNPQDWYFSKVRQVDSTTNSTDDILESTIRVSEQGLKNANVKRIEHIQIIVDIDSSIRGQTTIDLISPTGMVSNLGVIRKHDLANSGFKDWTFMSVAHWGEDGIGDWKLQVRTHDASNKITFNNWRLKFYGESIDPTKVQKFVYGQDKVVDEKPNNDEDNSSIASSNAPQDTSTTINPSHTSSEESKPSSIVSNIPEPTSSSIPNKSNIDNQNSDKAEGYDDDVETPNKLSSKQKWFNYFVSLFAVGVVIFILYIMFFTKTRRKIKRSRAETYEFDIIDTDSDYDSTLDNALITAEGLNEPLDIDDLEFDLSDEDRLGSTDINGNKVLENIDSVLTDPFVDPLPTVQEEDENNNGHENLALDDDPTDDITIAVTENDKLDN; encoded by the coding sequence atgCTTCTTCGAGAATTGTTAATCGTTGTTTTACAATCATTATATCTCTTCCAATCTGCATCAACCCAAACTGTACCAAAGAAGGATCATTCTAAGAACCAATATTTTGCTGTAGAAAGTGATCTGTCAATCGAACaactaaaaaatttacatcCAGATTGGAATTTTGAACATAATGTTAGAGGTTTAGAAAATCATTACGTGTTTTCTAAGAAATatgtttcaaataataattcaataagaAAAAGAGATAATTTTGAGGATCTCGTAGATAATACAAATGGAATACTATCATTTCAAGATCTTCCTCCacataaattatttaaaaggGGGGTCATACCCAGAGCTCCTATAGATTCAGGTAtgcaaaaaatatttgattttgaaaaggAATTGAATATTCATGATCCTCTATTCCATGAACAATGGCATTTGATAAATCCTTCTTTTCCTGGGAACGATGTTAATATGACTGATGTTTGGAGAGGTAATATCACTGGTAAAAATGTTACAGTTGCCATTGTTGATGATGGTGTGgattatgaaaatgaagatttgaaagataaattttgttttgaagGATCTTGGGATTTTAACGATAATACTGCTAAACCTAAACCAAGATTATCAGACGATTATCATGGAACCCGTTGTGCAGGTGAAATTGCCGCTGTTAGAAACGATTATTGTGGTGTAGGTGTCGCTTTTGACGCACATATTTCTGGTTTACGAATTTTATCAGGTGAATTGACTGTTGAAGATGAAGCTGCTGCTTTAATTTATGGTTTAAAATACaatgatatattttccTGTTCTTGGGGTCCACCGGATGATGGTCAGCATTTACAAGGGCCATATGATTTAGTTAAAAAGGCATTTATCAAGGGTATTCAAGATGGTAGGGATGAAAAAGGGGCAATTTATGTTTTTGCAAGTGGTAATGGCGCCATAAGCGGTgataattgtaattatGATGGTTATActaattctatttattCGATTACAATTGGTGCAATTGATCATAGGGGTTTGCACCCTGCCTATTCAGAAAGTTGTTCTGCTGTTATGGCTGTCACTTATTCTTCTGGATCAggaaaatttattgaaactACTGATATTAATGGTAAGTGTAGTACCCATCATGGTGGAACTTCTGCAGCTGCACCATTAGCTGCAGGTGTATatgcattattattagaagctAATCCAGAATTAACTTGGAGAGATgttcaatatttaactattttatcatcaaaGACCCTTGATGAAAATACAGATGGTAAATGGCAAGAAGGTGCATTGGGTAAAAGATATTCACATATGTATGGTTATGGTAATTTAGATGCATATGAATTGATAGAGTTGGGTAAAACTTGGGAAAATGTTAATCCCCAAGACTGGTATTTCTCTAAAGTTCGACAAGTGGATTCAACGACTAATTCTACTGACGACATTTTAGAATCTACGATAAGAGTATCTGAGCAAGGTTTAAAGAATGCTAACGTTAAGAGAATTGAacatattcaaataattgtaGATATCGACTCTTCTATTAGGGGTCAAACCACCATTGACTTGATTTCTCCAACTGGCATGGTGTCTAATTTGGGTGTCATTAGAAAGCATGATTTAGCTAATAGTGGTTTTAAAGATTGGACTTTTATGTCAGTTGCTCATTGGGGTGAAGATGGTATTGGTGACTGGAAATTACAAGTTAGAACTCATGATgcatcaaataaaattacttttaataattggagattaaaattttatggTGAATCTATTGACCCCACAAAAGTTCAGAAATTTGTTTATGGTCAAGATAAAGTTGTAGATGAAAAgccaaataatgatgaagataattCTAGTATCGCCTCTTCCAATGCTCCACAAGATACGAGCACTACCATTAATCCATCACATACTAGTTCTGAAGAAAGTAAGCCATCCAGCATTGTCAGTAATATTCCTGAACCTACATCTTCGTCTATACCAAACAAGAGCAATATAGATAATCAGAATAGTGACAAAGCAGAGGgatatgatgatgatgtaGAGACGCCTAATAAACTATCTTCCAAACAAAAATGgttcaattattttgtttcattGTTTGCTGTAGGTGTTGTCATTTTCATTCTATATATAATGTTCTTTACAAAGACAAGAAGAAAGATTAAAAGATCTAGAGCGGAGACATATGAATTTGACATCATTGATACAGATTCAGATTATGACTCAACATTAGATAATGCATTGATAACAGCTGAAGGATTGAATGAACCATTGGATATTGATGATCTAGAATTTGATTTGTCTGATGAAGATAGATTAGGATCTACCGATATTAATGGTAATAAGGTATTAGAAAACATTGATTCGGTTTTGACTGATCCTTTTGTTGATCCTTTACCCACTGTTCAAGAGGAggatgaaaataataatgggCATGAAAATCTAGCTCTTGATGATGATCCTACTGACGACATAACCATTGCTGTTactgaaaatgataaactAGATAACTAA